One genomic segment of Intestinimonas butyriciproducens includes these proteins:
- a CDS encoding ATP-binding protein: MKLVLIMVLLIVSLMTVVGAFLMNSVVRFYLNDFNERMTTMFSAENMDFYEALTEPYDGEQDGVEGLQRVLKANMGELGVDGRTRNYFILDGTTGICLAGSDEKMGESLESSPNVLKSLRTGEPASSSDVTASYMDAAIPITRGEVRYIIYIYDNRQTVQELNSSLFMLIIQALIFGLVSSVLLSFLLAKTMITPIERLTDGAKRVASGDFSHKIEVGSKDEIGILTANFNIMARQLQSTIREAENERNKLDTLFLHMTDGVVAFNKSGKVIQKNPAAEDMLARPIGEETTYSVLFADAAPLEQVLSLEQPGYLGQERSVGERSLELLMAPFDQESDEGGVMVVIHDVTEQRRTEELRREFVANVSHELRTPLTNIRSYAETLTDGAGDIPPEMEKNFLGVILNESDRMTHIVQDLLTLSRFDSGKSEIRLAPFAFERAVRDIYNAVLMEAQRHGHTLILDLEESLPDVVGDRDRILQVMMNVVSNSIKYTPDGGRIEITAGRSGGKVWMQVTDNGIGIPEEDRPRIFERFYRVDKARSRESGGTGLGLSIAKEIVDRHEGTIRLVDRSGPGLTVRMELPVGGPSHV; the protein is encoded by the coding sequence ATGAAATTGGTGCTCATCATGGTGCTGCTCATCGTGTCCCTGATGACCGTGGTGGGCGCCTTTCTGATGAACTCTGTGGTGCGCTTTTATCTGAACGATTTCAATGAGCGTATGACCACCATGTTTTCTGCGGAGAACATGGATTTTTACGAGGCCCTGACCGAGCCCTATGACGGGGAACAGGACGGTGTGGAGGGCCTTCAGCGCGTGCTCAAGGCCAATATGGGCGAGTTGGGGGTAGACGGGCGTACCCGGAATTACTTCATCCTAGACGGCACCACCGGCATCTGTCTGGCTGGCTCGGATGAGAAGATGGGGGAAAGCCTGGAGAGCAGTCCCAACGTGCTCAAGAGCCTGCGGACGGGCGAGCCGGCCTCCAGCAGCGACGTGACCGCCTCCTATATGGACGCCGCCATACCCATTACCCGGGGGGAGGTCCGCTATATCATCTATATCTATGACAACCGCCAGACGGTACAGGAGCTCAACAGCTCCCTCTTCATGCTCATCATCCAGGCCCTGATTTTCGGCTTGGTGAGTTCAGTGCTGCTCTCTTTCCTGCTGGCCAAGACCATGATCACGCCCATCGAGCGCCTGACCGACGGCGCCAAGCGCGTGGCTTCGGGTGACTTCTCCCATAAAATCGAGGTGGGGTCCAAGGATGAGATCGGCATTCTCACCGCCAATTTTAACATCATGGCCCGGCAGCTTCAGTCCACAATCCGGGAGGCGGAGAACGAGCGCAACAAGCTTGATACCCTCTTCCTCCACATGACGGACGGCGTGGTGGCCTTCAACAAGAGCGGAAAGGTGATCCAGAAAAATCCCGCCGCCGAGGACATGCTGGCCCGGCCCATCGGGGAGGAGACTACTTACAGCGTGCTTTTTGCGGACGCGGCGCCGCTGGAGCAGGTACTCTCGCTGGAACAGCCCGGCTACCTGGGACAGGAGCGGTCTGTGGGAGAGCGGAGCCTGGAGCTGCTGATGGCGCCCTTCGACCAGGAGAGCGACGAGGGCGGCGTCATGGTGGTGATCCACGACGTTACGGAGCAGCGGCGGACGGAAGAGCTGCGCCGGGAATTCGTGGCCAATGTATCCCATGAGCTGCGCACCCCTCTTACCAATATCCGCAGCTATGCCGAGACGTTGACGGACGGGGCGGGGGATATCCCGCCGGAAATGGAGAAAAACTTCCTCGGGGTCATCCTGAACGAGTCGGACCGGATGACCCATATCGTCCAGGATCTGCTGACACTCTCCCGCTTTGACTCCGGGAAGAGCGAGATCAGGCTGGCCCCCTTCGCCTTCGAACGGGCCGTCCGGGACATCTATAACGCCGTGCTCATGGAGGCCCAGCGCCACGGTCACACCCTGATCCTGGACTTGGAGGAGAGTCTCCCCGATGTGGTGGGGGACCGGGACCGCATCCTCCAGGTTATGATGAACGTAGTCTCCAACTCCATCAAATATACCCCTGACGGCGGGCGGATCGAGATCACCGCCGGGCGGTCCGGCGGCAAGGTGTGGATGCAGGTCACCGACAACGGCATCGGGATCCCGGAGGAGGACCGCCCCCGTATTTTTGAGCGCTTCTACCGGGTAGACAAGGCACGCTCCCGCGAATCCGGCGGCACGGGCCTGGGGCTCTCCATCGCAAAGGAAATCGTGGACCGGCATGAGGGGACCATCAGACTGGTGGACCGGTCCGGACCCGGACTCACCGTCCGCATGGAGCTGCCTGTGGGGGGGCCCTCCCATGTCTGA